TCTCACACCACCCATCTTACGGGAGGGCCGGGCGATTCGGGAGCCTTAGGGCCTAACGCGACCCGGATCGGACCGCGAGAACGCGAAAAGAAGGGGGTTACCAGGCTGCCCGAAGTTGGATACGTTAGCCATATGTTCACTAATGCTAACCAATATCCACTACGGCATCGGGCCGGGCGGCAGCAGGGACCGAAGGCATGGTAGCCCTGGCTGTCCACACCCTTCACGACGATGTGCTCGGGATGCTGGCGCCGCTCGCGCTGGCATCCTTCCACCGCACGGCGCTCGTGATCGACCTCGATCCGGAGGGGATTCCCCTGCCCGGTCGCCGAACCCTGGCCGACCTGGTGGAGGACGGCCCCACTCTGGCCGAGCTGGTCCCCTCCCGGAAGGGACTGGCGGTTCTCCCTCACGGCGGGGTGGCTATCCCGGCAGCCATGGAGGTGGTCTACGCCCTGGTCGGGTCCTGGCCGTGCGTGGTGGTGCGGACCCGCACCCCCCTCGACGGCATGCCGTTCGTCCGGGTCGCGCCCCTCATCCCCGGCGTCGACACCCGGGTGCCGCCGCGGGTGTGGGTGCGTACCGGAATCGGCCGCGTGGAGCCCGGGCCGGGGCCCGTTGTCGACGCTCCTTCCCGCTCCGCCTTCAACTCCGTGCCGGCTTGCCAGACCCCCACCGGCAGGTGGTTGCGGTCTTGGGCGCCGGCCTGGAGATGGCGATGGCAGTAGTCGAACGCGTCCTCCGGCGCGTGCTCGAGTCGGATGTCGAGTTGAGCCGGGATCAGGCCGAGGCCGAGGTGCGCAGGATCATGTCGGTGGAGTCGCCGCTGGCCTCCCCGCGGATCGTGGACGTGGTGGTCGACACCCTCGTCGGGATGGGCCCGATCGAGCCGCTCTTCCGGGACCCCGCCGTATCGGACGTGTTCGTCAACGGCCCCGACGAGGTCTGGGTGGAGCGGCTGGGGGTCCTTGAGCCCACCGATGTCTCCTTCGCTGACGACGCGGCGGTCCTGGCGGCCGTCGAACGCACCATCGCCCCGCTGGGCCTGCGTTTGGACCGGGCGAGTCCCCTGGTGAGCGCCCGCCTTCCAGACGGCAGCCGCCTGCACGCGGTCGTCCCGCCGGTGTCGGTAGGGGGTCCGATCGTCGCCATCCGCCGCTTCACGGCGGTGGCGCCCAATCTGGACACCTTCGTCGATTGGGGTTCGATGACCGATGCCCAGCGCATGGTGCTCGAACAGGCCGTGATCGACCGGAGGAACATCGTGGTCAGCGGCGGGACCGGTACCGGCAAGACCACCTTGCTGAACGCCCTGGCGGCGACGGTGCCGGTCGGCGAACGGATCGTCACCATCGAGGACGCCGCCGAGTTGAATTTCGCCGGTCATGTGGTCCGGCTCGAAGCCCGCCCTCCCAACGCCGAGGGCCGCGGACGGGTCACCTTGGCCGAACTGGTACGTACCGCTCTCCGGCTCCGGCCGGACCGCATCATCGTCGGGGAAGTTCGGGGAGCCGAGGCCCTCGACATGATCTCGGCCATGAACACCGGTCACGACGGGAGCCTGTCGACCGTCCACGCCAACGGACCCGAGGACGCCCTGTGGCGGATCGAGACGCTGGCTCTGACCGGGAGCGAGGGGGTCGGCGAGACCGCCATCCGGCGCCAACTCCGCTCCGCTGTCGACCTGGTGGTGCACTTGAACCGCAGGAACGCCGGCCGCCGGGTGGAGACGATCGCCGAGGTCGGGCTCGACGGATGCCGGGAGACGGCATGCTGATCCTCGGGCTGGTAGCGATCGGCGTGGCTCTCCGGCCCCGGCGCTGGTGGCAGTTGCTGGCCTTGGGCGCCGCGGTGGTGTTGCCGTGGTGGGCCGGCCTGGCGGGGGTCTCCACCGGTATCTGGTTGGCCCTCCGCCAGGGCCGACCAGACCCCTACCAGGAGGTCGCCTACCTGCAGGCTGTGAGCGCCGAGCTACGGGCGGGGAGGAGCCTCCGCCAGGCACTGGTCGATGCCGGCACTCGTGCGCCCGACCTGGACCTGGCCCGGATGGCCCGCCTCTGCCGGTCCGGCCGCCCCATGGTCGAGGTGGCGGGAGCGGCGTCCGAGGCACTCCCGGGAGCCGGTCGCCTGGCAGCAGCCGCGGTGCGAATCGGCGCCGAGAGCGGGGGCCGGGTATCGGCTGCCTTCGCCACCCTGGCCGGTATCCAGACCGACCGGATCGAACTCCAGCGCGAGGTGAGAGCGGCGGGTGCGGCCGCCCGGGCATCCGTTGCGGTACTGGCCGTGCTTCCTGTCGGCGGATTACTGGCCGCTGCCGCCACCGGAACGCTCTCGGATCTGATGTCGATGGGAAGTGTCGGACCCGCCCTGGTCGGCCTCGGGGCCGTACTCCTAGTCGGCGGCGCTGCCGTGACCCTGCTCCTGGGGAGGAAGCTGTCATGAGCCTCTTCACCATGGTGTCCGTTGCGATCGTGGTCTACGTCATGACTGCCGGCCGGGCGGTGGGCGTGCGCCTCATCGCTGCGACCGGCGGCGCCATCGGGCTGGCCAACCCCCTGGCCGGCGCCAGCCTCGGCCTGGTCTGGTACTCCCTCCGGCGGCGCCGGGCGCTCCGTTCCGAGAGAATGGCCCGACGCCGGGCGGAACGTGAGTTGGAGTTGCTCACCCACTCCATGCTGATCGGCCTGTCGGGTGGCCTGTCGCCGGCCGGCGCCCTGGCCCTCGCCCGCGGGAGCCTGACCTCGTCGCTGGGCATGGAGGTCGACAGAGTC
Above is a window of bacterium DNA encoding:
- a CDS encoding ATPase, T2SS/T4P/T4SS family, translating into MAVVERVLRRVLESDVELSRDQAEAEVRRIMSVESPLASPRIVDVVVDTLVGMGPIEPLFRDPAVSDVFVNGPDEVWVERLGVLEPTDVSFADDAAVLAAVERTIAPLGLRLDRASPLVSARLPDGSRLHAVVPPVSVGGPIVAIRRFTAVAPNLDTFVDWGSMTDAQRMVLEQAVIDRRNIVVSGGTGTGKTTLLNALAATVPVGERIVTIEDAAELNFAGHVVRLEARPPNAEGRGRVTLAELVRTALRLRPDRIIVGEVRGAEALDMISAMNTGHDGSLSTVHANGPEDALWRIETLALTGSEGVGETAIRRQLRSAVDLVVHLNRRNAGRRVETIAEVGLDGCRETAC
- a CDS encoding type II secretion system F family protein, translated to MSLFTMVSVAIVVYVMTAGRAVGVRLIAATGGAIGLANPLAGASLGLVWYSLRRRRALRSERMARRRAERELELLTHSMLIGLSGGLSPAGALALARGSLTSSLGMEVDRVLRHAVKGGLTPSLMNATGTGGRLFRQVGAAHLSGSPLELTLTALANEYREAARSTAVEKARRLPVRMVLPLTLLMLPGLLILMIGPLVLPSLARLLDPFMSF